The following proteins are encoded in a genomic region of Thioclava nitratireducens:
- a CDS encoding carboxyltransferase domain-containing protein, with the protein MKRLADEIAQGPLEMPDPARRGTIPVAFGGDDCRQLRDVARATGQSEAATIRENCDSDLRVLTIGFATGQPYIGVLVRGGAWDLPRMSELNPQVPAGALFVAVLEDAAMRWAARYSRSSDEQSQDYPRRRPRALIRSCCAGAQPT; encoded by the coding sequence TTGAAGCGGCTCGCCGATGAGATCGCGCAGGGTCCGCTGGAAATGCCAGACCCTGCGCGGCGTGGGACGATCCCGGTCGCTTTTGGTGGCGACGACTGCCGGCAACTAAGAGATGTCGCAAGGGCGACGGGCCAGAGCGAAGCTGCGACGATCCGCGAGAACTGCGACAGCGACCTGAGGGTTCTCACCATCGGTTTTGCTACCGGGCAGCCGTATATCGGGGTGCTTGTCCGGGGGGGGGCGTGGGATCTGCCGCGTATGAGCGAGTTGAACCCGCAGGTGCCCGCTGGTGCGCTTTTTGTCGCGGTGCTGGAAGATGCCGCGATGCGATGGGCGGCGCGCTATTCGAGATCCAGCGATGAGCAATCTCAAGATTATCCGCGCCGACGGCCGCGAGCGTTGATCAGGAGCTGCTGCGCTGGAGCGCAACCCACCTGA